The sequence TGCTTCGTTTCCTTCTATAACGGTGACCTCTCGCTCCTTGAATACTTTTTTTTCGACAACACTTGCTCGTTTTGTTTTATCTTTTTCAAAGCTGCATTTCCTGCACTTCATTTTGCTGCCTGACGGCGTCATCATGCTCTTGCACTGGGGACAGAATTCCATGTTGTGTTACTTCCTGCTTTAATGATCAATACTATATGGTTAACAATGTATGGCTAACATGTTATGCTTAATGTGTGGTTACTATGTTATGCGTAAAATTGTATGTTTATTCCAATGTCAAGACATTGCTTAAGCATTCCGCATGCTACTGCGCAGTAATTTCATAATAATGTTTAAGTAGATTTGAATGTTATTACCTTCTCAATAATGTTTGATAGAAAAACCATTCCTGGTGACATATTAGTAGTTATTGTTCTGGTCATCTTGACCGCAGTTTTCATAGTAATTCCACCACTCAGTAACACATGGATCCGCACGGTACTGGGTCTTCCCCTGGTGTTGTTCCTGCCGGGATATGCATTGATAGCGGCACTGTTCCCGCACAGGGATGACCTGGACGGGATAGAGCGCACTGCCCTGAGTTTCGGCCTGAGCATTGCAGTGGTGCCGCTGTTGGGGCTGGGCCTGAACTACACACCGTGGGGTATCAGGCTGGTACCTGTACTGATCACCGTATCCATTTTTACGCTGGGGATGTGCGTTATAGCTGTGTACAGGCGTACCGAACTGCCAGAGAACGAGGCGTTCTTTGTCCCTTTCAGGGAAGCACTGCACTCCCTGCACCCGGAGGTGTTCTCAGATGAGCAGTCCGGCGTGGACAGGATACTGACGGTTATCCTGGTGGTGTCCATACTGGCATCGGTTGCAATGCTGGTGTATGTGGTCGCGACGCCAAAACAGGGTGAGATTTTCACCGAGTTCTATATACTGGGACCGGAGGGAATGGCTGATGATTACCCCACCCTGTTCAACCTTAGCGAGAGTGGAATCGTGATCGTGGGGGTGGTGAATCATGAATATGCATCTGTGGAGTACACGCTGGAT comes from ANME-2 cluster archaeon and encodes:
- a CDS encoding transcription factor S — protein: MEFCPQCKSMMTPSGSKMKCRKCSFEKDKTKRASVVEKKVFKEREVTVIEGNEAAGLPTSKVVCEECGNDTAYWWLRQLRSADESETRFFRCTRCGRTWREYD
- a CDS encoding DUF1616 domain-containing protein, which encodes MFDRKTIPGDILVVIVLVILTAVFIVIPPLSNTWIRTVLGLPLVLFLPGYALIAALFPHRDDLDGIERTALSFGLSIAVVPLLGLGLNYTPWGIRLVPVLITVSIFTLGMCVIAVYRRTELPENEAFFVPFREALHSLHPEVFSDEQSGVDRILTVILVVSILASVAMLVYVVATPKQGEIFTEFYILGPEGMADDYPTLFNLSESGIVIVGVVNHEYASVEYTLDIALDNESINPRQQMVLVHNQTWEEFVTFTPPTIGQDMKLEFLLYRDGNYSAPYRDLHLWIDVTGGINGS